Proteins encoded within one genomic window of Micromonospora halotolerans:
- a CDS encoding methyltransferase domain-containing protein — MSEDTMKAAAGLIARLDAAETEAGPIRLRHRSYELLEPSPGASVVDVGCGTGRAVAELNHRGVAAIGVDPDELMIATARRRWPGAEFRMGSAESLPLPSQAVSGYRADKVLHVLPDPAAALAEAHRVLSPGGRIVLVGQDWDALMIDSSHSDLTSAIVRSQAGSLPNPQVARAYRNLLLDAGFQDVAVEAHTEIVTKSGFLPMVEAFAAKAVTAGSVTAEQSAVWVRDQQSRASMGRLFVAIPMFVASARRP, encoded by the coding sequence ATGAGCGAAGACACGATGAAGGCCGCTGCCGGGCTGATCGCGCGACTCGACGCCGCGGAGACCGAGGCGGGCCCGATCCGTCTACGACACCGCAGCTACGAGCTGCTGGAACCCTCCCCCGGCGCTTCCGTCGTCGACGTGGGCTGCGGAACGGGACGCGCGGTGGCCGAACTCAACCACCGTGGCGTCGCCGCGATCGGAGTCGACCCGGACGAGCTGATGATCGCCACGGCCCGCCGCCGCTGGCCGGGGGCCGAGTTCCGGATGGGCAGCGCCGAGTCTCTCCCGCTCCCCTCTCAGGCGGTGTCGGGATACCGGGCGGACAAGGTCCTGCACGTGCTGCCGGACCCCGCCGCCGCGCTGGCGGAGGCGCACCGCGTGCTGAGCCCGGGTGGGCGGATTGTGCTGGTCGGCCAGGACTGGGACGCGCTGATGATCGACTCATCCCACTCTGACCTCACCAGCGCGATCGTGCGCAGCCAGGCCGGCTCCCTCCCGAACCCGCAGGTGGCCCGGGCGTATCGGAACCTGCTCCTGGACGCCGGATTCCAGGACGTCGCCGTCGAAGCGCACACCGAGATCGTCACCAAATCCGGATTCCTGCCGATGGTCGAGGCCTTCGCCGCCAAGGCGGTCACCGCGGGCAGCGTCACCGCTGAGCAGAGTGCTGTCTGGGTGCGGGACCAGCAGTCCCGGGCGAGCATGGGACGGCTGTTCGTGGCCATACCGATGTTCGTCGCCTCAGCCCGCCGCCCGTGA
- a CDS encoding TIGR03620 family F420-dependent LLM class oxidoreductase, translated as MATQLDTSLPAVGVWSTELRGAAHPAVRDAATELDERGFRALWVPGLDGGGAVDDVDHLLEAAPHVTVTLGVLAIWGQEPVALGNRLAALDAAHGPRTVLGFGVSDAHSAARAGQDYGRPVESMGRWLDALDAAPRPVPAGRRILGALGPRMADLAAARTAGWHPFLVTPDYTAAQRERLGAQPLIAPHLAVVLDRDPERARAAARAGIGMFIDFPAYRANLARLGFTEDDLVPGGSDRLIDALVAWGDLDAVSDRIREHLDAGADHLALHVLRPDQPDRPALPLPQWRDLATLLPSFTPATP; from the coding sequence GTGGCGACTCAACTGGACACCTCGCTGCCCGCGGTCGGGGTGTGGAGCACGGAACTGCGTGGCGCCGCCCACCCGGCCGTCCGGGACGCGGCGACCGAACTCGACGAGCGGGGATTCCGGGCGCTGTGGGTGCCCGGCCTCGACGGAGGCGGAGCGGTCGACGACGTCGACCACCTGCTGGAAGCCGCGCCACACGTCACAGTCACCCTCGGTGTGCTGGCGATCTGGGGCCAGGAACCGGTGGCCCTGGGGAACCGCCTCGCCGCGTTGGACGCCGCGCACGGGCCGCGGACGGTTCTCGGCTTCGGGGTGAGCGACGCCCACTCGGCCGCACGGGCGGGGCAGGACTACGGCCGGCCGGTCGAGTCGATGGGCCGCTGGCTGGACGCCCTCGACGCCGCGCCCCGGCCGGTACCTGCCGGGCGGCGCATCCTGGGTGCCCTCGGGCCGAGGATGGCGGACCTGGCAGCCGCCCGAACGGCAGGGTGGCATCCGTTTCTCGTGACGCCGGACTACACCGCGGCGCAGCGGGAGCGCCTCGGCGCCCAGCCACTGATCGCCCCACACCTGGCGGTCGTCCTCGACCGGGACCCGGAGCGGGCCCGCGCCGCCGCTCGGGCGGGAATCGGCATGTTCATTGACTTCCCGGCGTACCGGGCCAACCTGGCCCGACTGGGGTTCACCGAGGACGACCTGGTCCCTGGCGGCAGTGACCGCCTGATCGACGCCCTCGTCGCCTGGGGCGACCTCGACGCGGTGAGCGACCGCATCCGTGAGCACCTGGACGCGGGCGCGGACCACCTCGCCCTTCACGTACTGCGGCCCGACCAACCGGATCGACCCGCGCTGCCCCTGCCGCAGTGGCGTGACCTGGCAACTCTCCTGCCGAGCTTCACCCCCGCAACCCCTTGA
- a CDS encoding cell division protein CrgA — MTVDRDEQVIAAYAAGDDVGHIEQRFGISGDEIHRIVAMGTGGPSAASQNLRSAERPRLRPLIAAGILLMALGIVGPLAAGILWLAVYYFSEAAYPVSSWQGGNVLVGLSGICAGSVLTVTGLVLLVAARTQRQ, encoded by the coding sequence ATGACTGTGGATCGTGACGAACAGGTCATCGCCGCGTACGCGGCTGGAGATGACGTCGGGCATATCGAGCAACGCTTCGGCATCTCAGGAGACGAGATCCACAGGATCGTGGCGATGGGGACGGGAGGCCCCTCTGCGGCCAGTCAGAACCTACGCAGCGCCGAACGGCCACGGCTGAGGCCATTGATCGCGGCAGGGATCCTCCTGATGGCGCTCGGTATCGTTGGGCCCTTGGCGGCAGGCATCCTGTGGCTCGCCGTGTACTACTTCTCCGAGGCGGCGTATCCGGTCTCTTCCTGGCAGGGCGGAAACGTATTAGTGGGCCTGAGTGGAATTTGTGCTGGCTCCGTGCTGACCGTGACCGGTCTTGTTCTACTGGTGGCGGCCCGCACCCAACGGCAATGA
- a CDS encoding heavy metal translocating P-type ATPase, producing MISSTLSSPPVISGRPAGPGLVARFWSLAEVRWAAIATGLFALGGVAQLLESPPALWWALYLACYVTGGWEPALAGLRALPERTLDVDLLMIVAAVGAASIGQVFDGALLIVIFATSGALEAVATARTADSVRALLDLAPERATRLLPDGEEEVIEAADLAVDDIIRIRPGERIAADALVLDGASDVEQATITGEPLPVAKTAGDEVFAGTLNGTGSLIAQVHRPVGESVIARIVALVEKASATKAKTQLFIEKVEQWYSVAVVVATLALFGVPLALGAELQPTLLRAMTFMIVASPCAVVLATMPPLLSAIALAGRNGVLVKSALVMERLADTSLVAFDKTGTLTTGSPRLAGVHAAAGVDTTELLRLAAGAEDPSEHPLAVAVLTAAQERGLPVPPAGDFDSTPGHGVTALIEGRRVAVGRPSLLDQLPDHVAAETRHVVTHVEGAGHTAVVVVVDGRPWGVLALADHIRSRAAATVEALTALTGATPVLLTGDNLGAARHLAAEAGIADTYAGLLPADKVDRVRHVQARGQRVLLVGDGVNDAPALATAELGVAMGRQGSDLALQTADAVLVRDDLSALPAMIALSRRARRVVKANLLIAAAFIIVLVTWDLTGHLPLPLGVAGHEGSTVIVGLNGLRLLRQSGWRQTT from the coding sequence GTGATCAGCTCGACGCTCTCTTCGCCACCTGTCATCAGCGGCCGCCCCGCCGGCCCCGGTCTCGTCGCCCGCTTCTGGTCGCTGGCTGAGGTGCGGTGGGCGGCGATCGCCACCGGGCTGTTCGCTCTCGGCGGTGTGGCCCAACTGCTCGAGTCGCCCCCGGCGCTGTGGTGGGCCCTGTACCTCGCGTGTTACGTCACCGGGGGATGGGAGCCGGCGCTCGCGGGCCTGCGCGCGCTACCTGAGCGGACCCTGGACGTCGACCTGCTGATGATCGTGGCTGCGGTCGGCGCGGCGAGCATCGGGCAGGTGTTCGACGGTGCCCTGTTGATCGTCATCTTCGCCACCTCTGGAGCGTTGGAGGCGGTCGCGACCGCCCGGACCGCCGACTCGGTGCGCGCCCTGCTCGACCTGGCGCCCGAGCGGGCCACCCGGCTGCTGCCCGACGGTGAGGAGGAGGTGATCGAAGCGGCGGACCTGGCCGTCGACGACATCATCCGGATCCGGCCGGGGGAGCGGATCGCTGCTGACGCCCTGGTGCTGGACGGCGCCAGCGACGTCGAGCAGGCGACCATCACCGGTGAGCCCTTGCCGGTGGCCAAGACGGCCGGCGACGAGGTGTTCGCCGGCACCCTGAACGGGACCGGCTCCCTCATCGCCCAGGTTCACCGGCCGGTCGGCGAGTCGGTGATCGCCCGCATCGTCGCTCTGGTGGAGAAAGCCTCCGCCACCAAGGCGAAGACCCAGCTGTTCATCGAGAAGGTCGAACAGTGGTACTCCGTGGCCGTGGTCGTGGCGACCCTTGCTTTGTTCGGCGTTCCGCTCGCCCTCGGCGCCGAACTGCAGCCCACCCTGCTGCGCGCCATGACCTTCATGATCGTGGCCTCGCCCTGCGCGGTGGTGCTGGCGACCATGCCACCCCTGCTGTCCGCCATCGCGCTCGCCGGTCGCAACGGCGTGCTCGTCAAGTCAGCCCTGGTCATGGAACGACTCGCCGACACGAGCCTGGTGGCATTCGACAAGACGGGAACCCTCACCACCGGCAGCCCGCGCCTCGCCGGCGTCCACGCCGCAGCCGGCGTCGACACCACCGAGCTGCTGCGGCTGGCCGCCGGGGCGGAAGACCCGAGCGAGCATCCCTTGGCGGTGGCAGTTCTCACCGCCGCGCAGGAACGTGGCCTTCCCGTCCCGCCCGCAGGCGACTTTGACTCCACCCCTGGCCACGGCGTCACTGCCCTCATCGAGGGCAGGCGGGTGGCCGTCGGCCGACCCAGCCTGCTCGACCAGCTACCCGACCACGTCGCGGCCGAGACCCGGCACGTCGTCACCCACGTCGAGGGCGCCGGCCACACCGCCGTGGTGGTGGTCGTCGACGGGCGGCCGTGGGGCGTCCTCGCACTCGCCGACCACATCCGCTCCCGGGCCGCCGCCACCGTGGAAGCCCTCACCGCCCTCACCGGCGCCACCCCCGTCCTGCTCACCGGCGACAACCTCGGCGCGGCCCGACACCTCGCCGCCGAAGCCGGCATCGCCGACACCTACGCCGGGCTGCTGCCCGCCGACAAGGTCGACAGGGTCCGCCACGTCCAGGCCCGGGGGCAACGGGTTCTTCTCGTCGGCGACGGCGTCAACGACGCCCCCGCCCTGGCAACCGCCGAGCTCGGTGTGGCGATGGGCCGCCAGGGATCGGACCTGGCCCTGCAAACCGCTGACGCCGTGCTCGTCCGGGACGACCTGAGCGCCCTGCCCGCCATGATCGCCCTGTCCCGGCGAGCCCGCCGAGTCGTCAAGGCGAACCTCCTGATCGCCGCCGCGTTCATCATCGTCCTCGTAACCTGGGACCTCACCGGCCACCTGCCCCTTCCCCTGGGCGTCGCAGGGCACGAAGGCTCCACCGTCATCGTCGGCCTCAACGGCCTCCGGCTCCTACGCCAATCAGGCTGGCGGCAAACGACGTAA
- a CDS encoding DUF4236 domain-containing protein, whose product MGFSIKLAPGVRIRASSRGIRTSVGPRAARVHFGAGRTGFSTGAGPVGFYTSLGGGRRSSGRATSAATYQRQIAAQQRQAAHAQRVEEAQRLAQAFLRILELHRVDFPAATRPIAPQPAPPDRESIQKHYEQHALAGIGLFERAKRAQAKQLAAGWTESEMQRQWTTRCEQQAAWQQYLDQRWQQLCRNSPEVVLDTLEEAFEDNEAPSAAVGVLADEVSLVVLVPGVDHVVPERMPTTTQAGNLSLRKLPQRDRAAYYRQFVCGQVLVTVREAFAVAPAIASARVAVLRHDGPDSYGRPRVSCLLAATFGRRALNGVQWQTADAAQIVNDTSTELILNPRARTGELQPLNLATEPALAELLNAVDLAELTGEQ is encoded by the coding sequence ATGGGGTTCTCCATCAAGCTGGCACCTGGGGTGCGTATCCGTGCCTCCTCTCGCGGCATCCGCACCAGCGTCGGCCCGCGGGCGGCCCGGGTACACTTCGGCGCCGGCCGCACCGGCTTCTCCACCGGCGCGGGTCCCGTCGGCTTCTACACCTCCCTGGGAGGCGGCCGCCGCTCCAGCGGTCGGGCGACGTCGGCCGCGACCTATCAGCGGCAGATCGCGGCCCAGCAGAGGCAAGCGGCACACGCGCAGCGAGTCGAGGAGGCCCAACGCCTGGCCCAAGCCTTCCTCCGCATCCTGGAGCTGCACCGGGTCGACTTCCCCGCAGCCACCCGACCCATCGCACCGCAACCAGCACCCCCCGACCGGGAAAGCATTCAGAAGCACTACGAACAGCACGCCCTGGCCGGCATCGGCCTCTTCGAGCGCGCGAAACGAGCTCAGGCCAAACAACTCGCTGCCGGGTGGACCGAGTCCGAGATGCAACGGCAGTGGACGACCCGATGTGAACAGCAGGCAGCCTGGCAGCAATACCTCGACCAGCGGTGGCAGCAACTGTGCCGCAACTCGCCCGAGGTCGTCCTGGACACGCTGGAGGAAGCCTTCGAGGACAACGAGGCACCCAGTGCCGCCGTTGGCGTCCTCGCCGACGAGGTGTCCCTCGTGGTGCTCGTACCCGGGGTGGACCACGTCGTGCCCGAACGCATGCCCACCACCACCCAGGCGGGCAACCTGTCCCTGCGCAAGCTCCCGCAGCGCGACCGCGCCGCCTACTACCGACAATTCGTGTGCGGCCAAGTCCTCGTCACCGTCCGGGAAGCGTTCGCCGTCGCACCCGCGATCGCCTCCGCCCGCGTCGCCGTCCTGCGCCACGACGGGCCCGACAGCTACGGCCGGCCCCGTGTCTCCTGCCTACTCGCCGCCACGTTCGGCCGCCGAGCACTCAACGGCGTCCAGTGGCAGACAGCCGACGCAGCCCAAATCGTCAACGACACCAGCACCGAGCTCATACTCAACCCGCGAGCCCGCACCGGCGAACTGCAGCCCCTGAACCTCGCCACCGAGCCCGCGCTCGCCGAACTCCTCAACGCCGTCGACCTTGCTGAGCTGACCGGCGAGCAGTAG
- a CDS encoding DUF4386 domain-containing protein, protein MAFVSYGIGSALAGQVAGTALVVLSSVMVVAIGVLVFRALRRSHPGIAWAYLVARGAEGFLLTAGIVLRNSVGSGAADIAYQLAMLSLGLGSLPFCLALHRQRWLPSWLAIWGSVGYALLAAGAAAELMRTTVGLVLAIPGGLFEIVFGLLLLARGFAPSTAVQPGAASRGPSSAAAAVEGGSRVSRAALAAGLGLLLMAVLAGLANFGVVDRLVSTEAVETTTQLLSNQRAFALAVTALFAVACLDVLVAWALRAFFDDTHRTVPLLSAWCRTVYAVVFAAAITHLVAAAGLLRDGAATDQIAPGVHAQITEFEEIWSMGLILFGVHLLMIGWLAWRSRTVPTWVAALVAIAGAGYLADSIGALVSTAYTIQVAAVTFVGEVVLMVWLLVFAARSHRQAPVQRGRGSYPPAAARMIGHRV, encoded by the coding sequence TTGGCGTTCGTCTCCTACGGCATCGGCAGCGCTCTCGCCGGGCAGGTCGCCGGGACGGCGCTAGTGGTGCTCAGCTCCGTCATGGTGGTCGCCATCGGCGTGCTGGTCTTCCGGGCGCTGCGCCGATCGCATCCGGGGATCGCCTGGGCGTACCTTGTCGCGCGCGGCGCGGAGGGGTTCCTGCTCACCGCCGGGATCGTCCTGCGGAACTCGGTCGGTTCCGGTGCCGCCGACATCGCATACCAGCTGGCCATGCTGTCACTGGGGCTGGGCAGCCTGCCGTTCTGCCTGGCCCTTCACCGGCAGCGCTGGCTGCCGAGCTGGCTGGCCATCTGGGGATCCGTCGGATACGCGCTGCTGGCGGCCGGCGCGGCCGCCGAGCTGATGAGGACCACGGTCGGGCTCGTGCTGGCGATCCCGGGTGGCCTGTTCGAGATCGTCTTCGGCCTGCTGTTGCTCGCCCGCGGCTTCGCGCCGTCCACCGCTGTGCAGCCCGGTGCCGCTTCCCGCGGGCCGTCGAGCGCAGCGGCGGCCGTGGAGGGCGGCTCCCGGGTAAGCCGTGCGGCGCTGGCCGCCGGGCTCGGCCTGCTGCTGATGGCGGTTCTCGCTGGGCTGGCCAACTTCGGCGTCGTGGACCGGCTGGTCTCCACCGAAGCCGTCGAGACCACCACCCAACTGCTGTCGAATCAACGCGCATTCGCCCTTGCCGTCACCGCTCTGTTCGCGGTGGCCTGCCTCGACGTGCTGGTCGCCTGGGCGCTGCGGGCGTTCTTCGACGACACCCACCGCACCGTCCCACTGCTCTCCGCCTGGTGCCGCACCGTATACGCGGTCGTCTTCGCCGCCGCGATCACGCACCTGGTCGCCGCCGCTGGTCTCCTGCGTGACGGCGCGGCGACCGACCAGATCGCCCCCGGTGTGCACGCGCAGATCACCGAATTCGAGGAGATCTGGAGCATGGGCCTGATCCTGTTCGGCGTCCACCTGCTGATGATCGGGTGGCTGGCATGGCGGTCTCGCACTGTGCCAACCTGGGTGGCGGCGCTCGTAGCGATCGCCGGCGCGGGCTACCTCGCTGACTCGATCGGAGCGCTGGTCTCGACCGCGTACACCATTCAGGTCGCCGCAGTCACGTTCGTCGGTGAGGTCGTCCTCATGGTGTGGCTACTCGTGTTCGCCGCGCGCTCGCACCGCCAAGCGCCGGTCCAACGTGGACGGGGATCCTACCCGCCAGCCGCAGCTCGCATGATCGGCCACCGCGTGTAG
- a CDS encoding TetR/AcrR family transcriptional regulator translates to MGEPARQLSRERVLQAAVGIADAHGVGALTMRSLAAELNAKPMSLYYYIRNKDDLLDALVDRVFAEIELPEVGGDWRAEVRRRCLSARTVLARHPWALALVETRTSPGPATLRHHDAMLGVLRAGGFSLQMTAHAYGIVDAYVYGFVLQEASLPFDTTGSANAVADSIMEGFAAGDYPHLVEFATQHVQQPGYHFGGQFEFGLDLILDALAVHGGATPIS, encoded by the coding sequence GTGGGCGAGCCAGCACGGCAGTTGAGTCGCGAGCGGGTGCTGCAGGCCGCGGTCGGCATCGCCGACGCGCACGGCGTGGGGGCGTTGACCATGCGGTCGCTGGCCGCCGAGCTGAACGCCAAGCCAATGTCGCTGTACTACTACATCCGTAACAAGGACGATCTCCTCGACGCCCTCGTCGACAGGGTTTTCGCCGAGATCGAACTCCCCGAGGTGGGCGGCGACTGGCGCGCCGAGGTGCGCCGGAGATGCCTCTCGGCCCGTACGGTCCTCGCGCGGCATCCCTGGGCGCTGGCCCTGGTCGAAACCCGGACCAGTCCTGGGCCGGCCACCCTGCGCCATCACGACGCCATGCTGGGCGTGCTGCGAGCCGGCGGCTTCTCGCTACAGATGACGGCACACGCGTACGGCATCGTCGACGCGTACGTCTACGGATTCGTGCTGCAGGAGGCGTCGCTGCCGTTCGACACTACGGGCTCCGCCAACGCCGTGGCGGATTCGATCATGGAAGGTTTCGCGGCGGGCGACTACCCGCATCTGGTCGAGTTCGCCACGCAGCACGTCCAGCAGCCCGGATACCACTTCGGCGGGCAGTTCGAATTCGGCCTTGATCTGATCCTCGACGCACTGGCGGTACACGGCGGTGCCACGCCTATCTCGTAA
- a CDS encoding DUF6331 family protein, giving the protein MVEVSVEIPAPLSKCIIFCEVECVRACCGIDAISTDPALIEAWCRQVGSVAVVEARLQLAELIEVVEGRSHRVTSTFLNHRTHDDAARRQLLDFLAAFDAGLAAGDAS; this is encoded by the coding sequence ATGGTTGAGGTGTCGGTCGAAATACCAGCGCCCCTGAGCAAGTGCATCATCTTTTGCGAGGTCGAGTGTGTCCGCGCGTGCTGCGGAATTGACGCCATCTCCACCGATCCCGCCCTTATCGAGGCGTGGTGCCGTCAGGTGGGGTCGGTCGCGGTGGTCGAGGCTCGGCTTCAACTCGCCGAACTGATCGAGGTGGTCGAAGGCCGGTCGCACCGCGTCACGTCGACCTTCCTGAACCACCGCACACACGACGACGCCGCGCGGCGTCAGTTGCTGGACTTCCTGGCCGCCTTCGACGCAGGACTGGCGGCCGGCGACGCGTCGTGA
- a CDS encoding SDR family oxidoreductase, translated as MGQLDGKTALVTGGTTGIGLAAARRFAAEGAYVFLTGRRKGPLDDAVASIGASATGIAGDVSSLDDLDRVMQAIQDRGAGLDVVFANAGGGEFLPLGSITVEHFASTFDNNVRGTLFTVQKALPLLNAGASVVLTGSTAAVNGTPAFSVYAASKAAIRSFGRTWAAELVDRKIRVNTLIPGPTETPGVAGLAASPEDAAGLMQAIASGVPMRRMAHPDEIANAALFLASDQSSYMTGSEIFVDGGQQQI; from the coding sequence GTGGGACAGCTTGACGGCAAGACCGCCCTCGTCACGGGCGGCACCACCGGCATCGGCCTGGCCGCCGCCCGCCGCTTCGCCGCCGAAGGCGCGTACGTCTTCCTCACGGGCCGGCGCAAGGGCCCGCTGGACGACGCCGTGGCGAGCATCGGGGCCAGCGCCACCGGCATCGCCGGCGACGTGAGCAGCCTCGACGACCTGGACCGGGTGATGCAGGCGATTCAGGACCGAGGCGCGGGGCTCGACGTGGTGTTCGCCAACGCCGGAGGTGGAGAGTTCCTCCCGCTCGGCTCGATCACGGTGGAGCACTTCGCGAGCACCTTCGACAACAACGTCCGCGGCACCCTGTTCACCGTGCAGAAGGCCCTGCCCCTACTCAACGCGGGCGCCTCAGTCGTGCTGACCGGCTCGACGGCCGCGGTCAACGGCACCCCCGCATTCAGCGTCTACGCCGCCTCGAAGGCCGCGATCCGCTCGTTCGGCCGCACCTGGGCCGCAGAGCTCGTGGACCGGAAGATCCGGGTCAACACCCTGATCCCCGGTCCGACCGAGACACCGGGGGTCGCGGGCCTGGCGGCCAGCCCGGAGGACGCCGCCGGCCTGATGCAGGCCATCGCCTCGGGCGTGCCCATGCGCCGCATGGCCCACCCGGACGAGATCGCCAACGCCGCGCTCTTCCTCGCCTCCGATCAGAGCAGCTACATGACCGGCAGCGAGATCTTCGTCGACGGCGGGCAGCAGCAGATCTGA
- a CDS encoding TetR/AcrR family transcriptional regulator, which translates to MRQRGRPRGFDADAALESATEVFWRQGYEGTSVNDLTAAMGINKPSLYAAYGGKEELFRKVVARYAEQDMGYARDALAQPTAYQVVAALLHDNVLAVTRPDRPAGCLSIQGGTACSTQNTPVAAFLAASRLAGERALADRFTRAVTEGDLPADADPAALARFVMVVTEGQAVHAAAGVSRADLHQAAEIALAGFAAASGARPPGAASVGDGAGPGTRGWPIGTPGAAGQRSSGQVTG; encoded by the coding sequence GTGCGACAACGAGGACGGCCCCGGGGTTTCGACGCCGACGCGGCGCTGGAGAGCGCAACGGAGGTCTTCTGGCGACAGGGGTACGAGGGCACGTCGGTGAACGACCTCACCGCCGCCATGGGCATCAACAAGCCCAGCCTCTATGCCGCCTACGGCGGCAAGGAGGAACTGTTCCGCAAGGTGGTGGCGCGCTACGCCGAACAGGACATGGGGTACGCGCGTGACGCGCTGGCCCAACCCACCGCGTACCAGGTCGTCGCGGCGCTGCTGCACGACAACGTGCTCGCCGTGACCCGCCCCGACCGTCCGGCCGGCTGCCTGTCGATCCAGGGCGGCACCGCCTGCTCCACCCAGAACACACCGGTCGCCGCGTTCCTCGCCGCCAGCCGCCTGGCCGGCGAGCGCGCCCTCGCCGACCGGTTCACCCGCGCCGTCACCGAAGGCGATCTACCCGCCGACGCCGACCCGGCCGCGCTCGCCCGCTTCGTCATGGTGGTCACCGAGGGTCAGGCGGTACACGCCGCCGCCGGGGTCAGCCGCGCAGACCTGCACCAGGCGGCCGAGATCGCGCTCGCCGGTTTCGCCGCCGCGTCCGGTGCGCGCCCGCCCGGAGCGGCCAGCGTCGGCGATGGTGCCGGGCCGGGCACTCGAGGGTGGCCGATAGGGACCCCGGGTGCGGCCGGTCAGCGGAGCAGCGGTCAGGTAACAGGCTGA
- a CDS encoding DUF6086 family protein, translated as MSQYFQAGDLVLWNPSNRVAEWFACTSEALAELVDVPTGIGPMRADDYEIDLDVFVSFVDALVAQYLSSSHAILRSLLEGFTATALVMVDRAGRNVPSLQAAATLDPRDVAVGPGGIRPLGDPARLYELASKHAAAMPR; from the coding sequence ATGAGTCAGTACTTTCAGGCGGGCGACCTCGTCCTGTGGAACCCTTCCAACCGAGTGGCCGAGTGGTTCGCCTGCACCAGCGAGGCGCTCGCTGAACTGGTTGACGTACCGACCGGGATCGGCCCAATGCGCGCCGACGACTATGAGATCGACCTCGACGTGTTCGTCAGCTTCGTGGATGCACTGGTCGCGCAGTACCTGTCCTCAAGCCACGCAATCCTCAGGTCCCTGCTGGAAGGCTTCACCGCCACCGCGCTCGTTATGGTCGACCGCGCCGGCCGAAATGTGCCTTCGCTCCAGGCCGCAGCCACGCTGGACCCGAGGGACGTCGCCGTAGGCCCAGGAGGAATCCGCCCCCTGGGCGACCCCGCGCGCCTATACGAACTCGCCAGCAAGCACGCCGCAGCCATGCCACGTTGA
- a CDS encoding MerR family transcriptional regulator: MTIGEIASRFELATHVLRHWESVGLLMPARVVAGRRRYSSADLYRVATILRAKEAGLSLEQIRDLLTSAVPERRREILLRHRADLVARIDALQDSLRFIDGGLECEHEDFTACPHYQAMVRARIGPQAAPHVPA; this comes from the coding sequence ATGACGATCGGTGAGATTGCCAGCAGGTTCGAGCTGGCCACCCACGTGTTGCGGCACTGGGAGTCGGTGGGGCTGCTGATGCCGGCTCGGGTCGTGGCGGGACGCCGCCGTTACAGCTCGGCCGACCTGTACCGGGTCGCGACGATCCTGCGCGCGAAGGAGGCGGGACTGTCGCTGGAGCAGATCCGTGATCTGCTGACCTCCGCCGTGCCGGAGCGGCGGAGGGAGATCCTGCTCCGTCACCGCGCGGACCTCGTCGCACGCATCGACGCCCTGCAGGACTCACTGCGGTTCATCGACGGGGGCCTGGAGTGCGAGCACGAGGACTTCACCGCGTGCCCGCACTACCAGGCCATGGTCCGAGCGCGAATCGGGCCGCAGGCCGCACCTCACGTACCCGCATGA
- a CDS encoding ArsR/SmtB family transcription factor gives MHTTLPDFQMPNEEQVHLAAEGFRMLADPTRIKILWALLQGESSVACLAELVGASPTAVSQHLAKLRLAGLVRGRREGTFVHYSAADSHVRALLAEALFHADHADHPDRHADDRHVHETKAAADLG, from the coding sequence GTGCACACCACGCTGCCCGACTTTCAGATGCCCAACGAGGAACAGGTCCATCTGGCCGCCGAAGGCTTCCGAATGCTCGCCGACCCGACCAGAATCAAGATCCTCTGGGCCCTGCTCCAAGGCGAGTCGTCCGTGGCCTGCCTCGCGGAACTCGTCGGAGCGAGCCCCACAGCCGTCAGTCAGCACCTCGCGAAGCTGCGTCTGGCCGGCCTGGTCAGGGGACGACGGGAAGGAACCTTCGTGCACTACTCCGCAGCCGACAGCCACGTACGTGCGCTCCTCGCGGAGGCGCTGTTCCACGCCGACCACGCGGATCACCCGGACCGCCACGCCGACGACCGACACGTGCACGAGACGAAGGCCGCAGCCGACCTCGGTTGA